The following coding sequences are from one Musa acuminata AAA Group cultivar baxijiao chromosome BXJ2-4, Cavendish_Baxijiao_AAA, whole genome shotgun sequence window:
- the LOC103982740 gene encoding uncharacterized protein LOC103982740, with protein sequence MEEANPPPSAPQPPSVPAPEAAAAAAEAPEARSKKRKLNAAEFRESDYYKLRLAVKNLRPLFVEVLRTPDFRSSKVAHDLQNQMKTVLELTQKLRGDVTSCEKCKKPSEAVHSLKVENEEPLEKPPENVTPNAHPQAGDFPTAPEKASQPEKATSISDSFQGTTAPEIKEKAKQLDEAFQGTYVIGGSKLGWNFLVYPGSEPVYYGVTKASVLARRAAE encoded by the exons ATGGAGGAAGCAAATCCTCCTCCTTCGGCTCCTCAACCCCCCTCGGTTCCGGccccggaggcggcggcggcggcggcggaggcgcccGAGGCCAGGAGCAAGAAGAGGAAGCTGAACGCCGCTGAGTTCCGGGAATCCGATTACTACAAGCTGCGCCTCGCGGTCAAGAACCTTCGCCCTCTGTTTGTCGAG GTTCTTCGTACACCGGATTTTCGGAGCAGCAAAGTGGCTCATGATCTTCAAAATC AGATGAAGACAGTGCTAGAATTGACCCAGAAGCTGAGGGGTGATGTGACCTCATGCGAGAAGTGTAAGAAACCATCTGAGGCAGTACATTCTTTGAAAGTCGAGAATGAAGAACCATTGGAGAAGCCCCCAGAGAACGTAACACCGAATGCACATCCTCAAGCTGGTGATTTCCCGACTGCTCCCGAAAAAGCATCTCAACCTGAGAAAGCCACAAGCATATCAGACAGTTTTCAGGGGACAACAGCTCCAGAAATAAAGGAAAAGGCGAAGCAACTTGACGAAGCATTTCAAGGAACCTATGTGATTGGTGGATCCAAACTCGGTTGGAATTTTCTTGTTTACCCAGGAAGCGAACCAGTCTATTATGGGGTTACAAAAGCAAGTGTGCTGGCACGCAGAGCTGCCGAGTGA
- the LOC135611016 gene encoding heavy metal-associated isoprenylated plant protein 39-like isoform X1 produces MAQQKVVLKVLAMTDERAKRKAMEAVADIYGIDSIAADLKEQKMTIIGEMDAVKIANKLKKIGKVDIVSVGPAKEEKKEEKKEGKK; encoded by the exons ATGGCGCAG CAGAAGGTGGTGCTCAAGGTCTTGGCCATGACAGATGAGAGGGCAAAGCGAAAGGCCATGGAAGCTGTTGCTGATATCTATG GAATCGATTCAATAGCTGCAGACCTGAAAGAACAGAAGATGACCATTATTGGTGAGATGGACGCTGTAAAAATCGCCAACAAATTGAAGAAAATAGGAAAGGTTGATATAGTGTCAGTAGGACCAgccaaagaagagaagaaagaggagaagaaagaagggaagaaatag
- the LOC135611016 gene encoding heavy metal-associated isoprenylated plant protein 39-like isoform X2 → MAQKVVLKVLAMTDERAKRKAMEAVADIYGIDSIAADLKEQKMTIIGEMDAVKIANKLKKIGKVDIVSVGPAKEEKKEEKKEGKK, encoded by the exons ATGGCGCAG AAGGTGGTGCTCAAGGTCTTGGCCATGACAGATGAGAGGGCAAAGCGAAAGGCCATGGAAGCTGTTGCTGATATCTATG GAATCGATTCAATAGCTGCAGACCTGAAAGAACAGAAGATGACCATTATTGGTGAGATGGACGCTGTAAAAATCGCCAACAAATTGAAGAAAATAGGAAAGGTTGATATAGTGTCAGTAGGACCAgccaaagaagagaagaaagaggagaagaaagaagggaagaaatag